GGTGATCCCTCTGACGCGGACAAGCTGGCTCATCCTGTCCGACGAGGCGACACTCTCCGGAAGGTCGACCGAGACACTGGCAAAGCAGGGCATCCTGCTCTCGGCGCTCGCATCGTTTCACGCGGTTGCCTTCGCCCTGGAGCGCCTGAACCGCCGACTGGCCGTGGTCGATGATGCGAATCTCGAGCGCGTGCGGACCACGAGCCGCCGCACGGTCGAGAGAGCCGCGCGGCAGCGGCTCTTCAATATCCATGATCTGCCGATTGACCGGGATGCCAGCGTCGAGGACACGTCGCTGGCGGACGCCCTGCAGGCGATCGGACGCCGTGAGGGAATCGATTTCAAGATCCCGGTGCGCTCGGATCCCTCGGGTGCTCCGGTCGGCCTCGTAGACGTTCTCGATGCATCGGGCGTGCGCGCCCGACGCGTGCGGTTCAGGGCCGGGGAGGCCTGGTGGCGCGGCGACAGCAACGCGATGCTGGCATTCCGCGCCGCAGACGGCCAGCCCGTGGCGCTTCTGCCGGGATGGTTGGGGCGCTACCGGGAATTCGATCCGGTCAGCAAGCGCAGCGTCCGGATGACGGCGGATCGTGCCGCCGCGCTGGCGGACGAGGCCTGGATGTTCTACCGGCCGCTGCCGGTGGGGGACGTGAAGCCAGCCGACCTGCTGGGGATCGCGCTGCTTGGATCGGGGGCGGATCTCGCGCGGCTGGTGCTTGCCGGGCTTCCGGGCGGCCTGATCAAGCTCGTGCCGGCGCTCGCGCTCGGGTTCGTTGCGAACCAGACGGCGGCGGGCGGAACCGCCGGCCAGCTCTATGCGGTGGCGGTGGCGGTGACGGGGTTCGGCCTGCTCGGCGCACTGCTGCATCTGCTTCAGAGCACGGCGATGATGCGGATCGAGGGTCGCTCGGTTTCCCGGGTCGAAGCGTCCTTCTGGGACCGTCTCATGCGCCTTCCGCCAAGCATTCTGCACGGTCGCCGGGCTGGCGATCTGGCCGTGTCGGGGATGACGTTCCAGAATCTTCGCGACGGGTTGCAGGGAGTCGCAGCCCACGGTCTGCTTTCGATCCTTTTTCTGCTTCCGGTGCTTGGCGTCATCTTCCTCTACGACGCCACGCTCGGGACCGTTGCCCTCGCGTTCAGCCTGGCTTCGCTCCTGGTCACCGTCGTTCTCGGGCTGCGCCAGATTCCGCTCCATGGGCGGATGATCCGCGCGGCGCGGCGCGTCTCCGGCCGGCTATTCCAGATCGTGGGCAGCATAGGCAAGCTGCGTGTGGAAAACGCGGAAGCGTCGGCTTTCGCCATCTGGGCGCAGGACTACCGGGAGCAGAAGCGTACGGAGCTCGAGCTGGGCGCGCTCGAGGGACATTCGCGGGCATTTGGCGCGGCGCTCCCCTTTCTTGCCGCCGGAATCCTGCTATTCGCGGTCGCAGCCATGGGCGACGGGAACCTCCCGGTCGGCGATTTTCTCGTCGTCTACCTCGTCTTCGCCGCGTTTCAATCCGCCGTCGCACGGCTCGGCGAGTCCTTTGGCGCGGTTGCCGCCGTACTTCCGGCGTTCGACCAGATGCGCCCGCTTCTCGCTGCGGTCCCCGAGGCCGAAGTCGAAGGAGCGCCGGTCGAGGATCTGGGGGGCGACATTTTCTTCGACCGCATTTCCTACCGGTACGATCCCGACGGCCCGTTGATCCTCGACGATGTCACGATTCACGTCCGCCCCGGGGAATTCGTCGCGATTGCGGGCGAGTCCGGCGCTGGCAAAAGCACCCTTTTCCGGCTGGCGCTTGGATTCGACCGGCCCACCGCGGGAGCAGTGTGCTACGACGGACGTGATCTGAGGAACCTGAACCTGAGACA
The nucleotide sequence above comes from Gammaproteobacteria bacterium. Encoded proteins:
- a CDS encoding ATP-binding cassette domain-containing protein; its protein translation is MRDTAPGHTSIAELAALSGESVPCAGNLPVKLDDPDTVWFIDQGAVNLFLVEFQDGVEQAAPQHLLRRGSGWLLPGVAPDGPRDDDDTTLSLIAKGSPGTVLKRLPASVLSDADPAELAEQTDTWLTAITDTLSRFASRLPRPTALAKPGLMRTPAPCTLSVQRGVVWVSEPPRGTGLFMDLVDPADIVEAGGPHEAVIPLTRTSWLILSDEATLSGRSTETLAKQGILLSALASFHAVAFALERLNRRLAVVDDANLERVRTTSRRTVERAARQRLFNIHDLPIDRDASVEDTSLADALQAIGRREGIDFKIPVRSDPSGAPVGLVDVLDASGVRARRVRFRAGEAWWRGDSNAMLAFRAADGQPVALLPGWLGRYREFDPVSKRSVRMTADRAAALADEAWMFYRPLPVGDVKPADLLGIALLGSGADLARLVLAGLPGGLIKLVPALALGFVANQTAAGGTAGQLYAVAVAVTGFGLLGALLHLLQSTAMMRIEGRSVSRVEASFWDRLMRLPPSILHGRRAGDLAVSGMTFQNLRDGLQGVAAHGLLSILFLLPVLGVIFLYDATLGTVALAFSLASLLVTVVLGLRQIPLHGRMIRAARRVSGRLFQIVGSIGKLRVENAEASAFAIWAQDYREQKRTELELGALEGHSRAFGAALPFLAAGILLFAVAAMGDGNLPVGDFLVVYLVFAAFQSAVARLGESFGAVAAVLPAFDQMRPLLAAVPEAEVEGAPVEDLGGDIFFDRISYRYDPDGPLILDDVTIHVRPGEFVAIAGESGAGKSTLFRLALGFDRPTAGAVCYDGRDLRNLNLRQVRRKIGVVPQSVGLHPSDLWDNLVGHHDEVASDEIWTATRVADVEEEIKGMPMGMMTMVGTSGSVLSGGESQRVSIARSVIGSPRIMLLDEATNWLDNESQARVMRNLTALTATRVVIAHRLSTLEQADHIYVLQAGKVVQSGSFNELMEADGVFRDLVRRQVA